Proteins encoded together in one Rhizobium bangladeshense window:
- a CDS encoding helix-turn-helix transcriptional regulator, whose amino-acid sequence MKINSLIQLLVILEECPNPDAVVTELEQVLHSSGFEYYGLLRHLQQIPAQQASELRAAPLAGRWPEQWLQIYAAKKYVRIDPMVRYLAHAQRPFRWRESMAAFHGDAHQRRMEQMMVDAFGHGLEDGYLFPIHGRGGILGSLSLGGKPIDLSPVEIALLEAVARKAFWRLLDLTGEAEALETVLPTETPLTRREMEILHYLAEGMTSMEISKMLKISNHTVDWYMNGLQDKLKAKNRQQAVALAFRHGLIS is encoded by the coding sequence GTGAAAATTAATTCATTAATTCAATTGCTTGTAATTTTGGAAGAGTGCCCAAATCCGGACGCCGTCGTCACTGAACTCGAGCAGGTCCTCCACAGTTCGGGTTTTGAATACTATGGTCTGCTACGGCATTTGCAGCAAATTCCGGCGCAGCAGGCCTCGGAACTGCGCGCCGCGCCACTAGCCGGCCGCTGGCCGGAACAATGGCTTCAGATATATGCCGCCAAAAAGTATGTCCGGATCGATCCGATGGTGCGCTATCTCGCTCATGCGCAGCGGCCTTTCCGCTGGCGGGAGAGCATGGCAGCTTTCCACGGTGACGCGCATCAGCGGCGCATGGAGCAGATGATGGTCGACGCCTTCGGCCACGGATTGGAGGACGGCTATCTCTTTCCGATTCATGGACGCGGCGGCATTCTGGGCAGCCTCAGCCTCGGCGGCAAGCCGATCGACTTGTCGCCGGTGGAAATCGCGCTGCTCGAAGCCGTGGCTCGCAAGGCCTTCTGGCGATTGCTCGACCTGACAGGCGAGGCTGAGGCGCTGGAAACAGTGCTGCCGACCGAGACGCCCCTGACGCGGCGGGAGATGGAAATCCTGCACTATCTCGCGGAAGGCATGACGTCGATGGAGATCAGCAAGATGCTGAAGATCTCAAACCATACCGTCGACTGGTACATGAACGGTCTGCAGGACAAGCTGAAGGCGAAGAACAGGCAGCAGGCAGTCGCGCTTGCCTTCCGTCACGGTCTGATAAGCTAG
- a CDS encoding NADPH-dependent FMN reductase, with product MSKLKIAVIVGSTRIGRFAAHPAKWIAELVGQRSDLEVEVLDLLDYPMHFFGEERATTAESDTAERWKKKLREFDGYIFTVAEYNHAPTAVLKNAIDLGEFIHKPVAFVGYGGVGGARAVEQLRLIFVEMGAASVKTGVHIAFSEYLSVLKEGKSLGDYPHLNEAAKNQLDQLIWWGNALKAARTVVTSA from the coding sequence ATGAGCAAATTGAAGATCGCCGTCATTGTCGGCAGCACTCGTATTGGCCGTTTCGCCGCACATCCGGCAAAATGGATTGCCGAACTCGTCGGCCAACGCTCCGATCTCGAAGTCGAGGTTCTCGATCTTCTCGACTATCCCATGCATTTCTTTGGCGAAGAGCGCGCCACCACGGCGGAAAGCGACACCGCCGAGCGCTGGAAGAAGAAGCTGCGCGAATTTGACGGCTACATATTCACCGTCGCCGAGTACAATCATGCGCCGACGGCGGTTCTGAAGAACGCGATCGATCTCGGCGAGTTCATCCACAAGCCGGTCGCCTTCGTCGGCTACGGCGGCGTCGGCGGTGCGCGCGCCGTCGAGCAGCTTCGCCTGATCTTCGTGGAAATGGGCGCAGCCTCGGTGAAAACGGGCGTGCACATCGCTTTCAGCGAATATCTAAGCGTGCTCAAGGAAGGCAAGAGCCTTGGCGACTACCCGCACCTCAACGAGGCGGCCAAGAACCAGCTTGATCAGCTCATCTGGTGGGGCAATGCGTTGAAGGCAGCGCGCACGGTCGTCACCTCGGCCTGA
- a CDS encoding amino acid ABC transporter ATP-binding protein — protein MIELSNIEKRFGDAVILKDISIRIPEGSVTALVGPSGGGKSTLLRCINLLEIPTSGAIRLGEDELSFAPGKRIGWQAIQKIRRQTGMVFQNFQLFPHQTAIENVMEGLVTVLKWPKEKARERAMELLTKVGMAHKADAWPSTLSGGQQQRVAIARALAPSPRVLLCDEPTSALDPELSAEVVDVLGQLAREGTTMVMATHDLRLASKIANDVVFLEAGSVVETGSAKAIFSAPERERTKRFISTINAAHTYDI, from the coding sequence ATGATCGAGCTTTCCAACATCGAAAAGCGCTTCGGTGACGCCGTCATTCTGAAGGACATCAGCATCCGCATTCCCGAGGGCAGCGTCACCGCGCTCGTCGGGCCGTCCGGTGGTGGCAAGAGCACGCTCTTGCGCTGCATCAACCTGCTCGAAATCCCGACATCAGGCGCGATCCGTCTCGGTGAGGATGAGCTTTCCTTTGCGCCCGGCAAACGCATTGGATGGCAGGCGATTCAAAAGATCCGCCGTCAGACCGGCATGGTCTTCCAGAATTTCCAGCTCTTTCCGCATCAGACCGCGATCGAGAACGTCATGGAAGGTCTGGTCACGGTGCTTAAATGGCCGAAGGAGAAAGCGCGCGAGCGCGCCATGGAACTGCTGACCAAGGTCGGCATGGCGCACAAGGCCGATGCCTGGCCTTCGACACTATCGGGTGGTCAGCAGCAGCGTGTCGCAATCGCACGGGCGCTCGCGCCGTCGCCGCGGGTGCTTCTCTGTGACGAGCCGACCTCGGCGCTCGATCCTGAACTCTCGGCGGAAGTGGTCGATGTGCTGGGTCAGCTTGCCCGTGAAGGCACGACGATGGTCATGGCCACCCATGATCTCCGGCTCGCCTCGAAAATCGCCAACGACGTCGTCTTCCTGGAAGCCGGGAGCGTGGTGGAAACGGGCAGCGCGAAAGCTATTTTCAGCGCCCCCGAGCGCGAGCGTACCAAGCGCTTCATCTCGACGATCAACGCCGCCCATACTTATGATATCTAG
- a CDS encoding amino acid ABC transporter substrate-binding protein: protein MNWLKTVAAAALIQAAALLPAHAGENLAAIKSAGVLKIGTEGTYAPFTYHDESGKLVGFDVEIGEAIAAKLGVKAEFIEGKWDGLIAGLDAKRYDTVINQVGITEARKQKYDFSEPYIASKAVLIVREGDDSIKTFADLKGKKAAQSLTSNFGKIATESGAELVGTDGFDQSIQLVLTKRADATINDSLSFLDFKKHKPDAPVKIAAEQENADYSGIIIRKNEPELLEAINKALADIKADGTYKKIADKYFGQDVSK from the coding sequence ATGAACTGGTTGAAAACCGTCGCCGCCGCTGCCCTTATTCAGGCCGCAGCCCTCCTGCCCGCCCATGCCGGCGAAAACCTTGCCGCCATCAAATCCGCCGGCGTCTTGAAGATCGGCACCGAAGGCACCTATGCGCCCTTTACCTATCACGACGAGAGCGGCAAGCTTGTCGGTTTCGACGTCGAGATCGGCGAAGCGATCGCCGCCAAGCTCGGCGTCAAGGCCGAATTCATCGAAGGAAAGTGGGACGGCCTGATCGCCGGTCTCGATGCCAAGCGCTATGACACGGTCATCAACCAGGTCGGCATCACCGAAGCCCGCAAGCAGAAATACGATTTCTCCGAACCCTATATCGCCTCCAAGGCAGTCCTGATCGTCCGCGAAGGCGACGACAGCATCAAGACCTTCGCTGACCTCAAGGGCAAGAAGGCCGCCCAGTCGCTGACCAGCAACTTCGGCAAGATCGCAACTGAATCCGGCGCCGAGCTCGTCGGCACCGACGGTTTCGACCAGTCGATCCAGCTCGTGCTGACAAAGCGCGCCGATGCGACGATCAACGACAGCCTCTCCTTCCTCGATTTCAAGAAGCACAAGCCGGACGCGCCGGTGAAGATCGCCGCGGAGCAGGAAAATGCCGATTATTCCGGCATCATCATCCGCAAAAACGAGCCCGAGCTGCTAGAGGCGATCAACAAGGCGCTCGCCGACATCAAGGCTGACGGCACCTACAAGAAGATTGCCGACAAGTATTTCGGCCAGGACGTTTCCAAGTAA
- the pyc gene encoding pyruvate carboxylase: MPISKILVANRSEIAIRVFRAANELGIKTVAIWAEEDKLALHRFKADESYQVGRGPHLARDLGPIESYLSIDEVIRVAKLSGADAIHPGYGLLSESPEFVDACNKAGIIFIGPKADTMRQLGNKVAARNLAISVGVPVVPATEPLPDDMKEVARMAAEIGYPVMLKASWGGGGRGMRVIRSEADLAREVTEAKREAMAAFGKDEVYLEKLVERARHVESQILGDTHGNVVHLFERDCSIQRRNQKVVERAPAPYLSEAQRQELAGYSLKIAEATNYIGAGTVEYLMDADTGKFYFIEVNPRIQVEHTVTEVVTGIDIVKAQIHILDGFAIGTPESGVPAQADIRLNGHALQCRITTEDPEHNFIPDYGRITAYRSASGFGIRLDGGTSYSGAIITRYYDPLLVKVTAWAPNPLEAISRMDRALREFRIRGVATNLTFLEAIIGHPKFRDNSYTTRFIDTTPELFQQVKRQDRATKLLTYLADVTVNGHPEAKDRPKPLDNAAKPVVPYANGNSARDGTKQLLDKLGPKKFGEWMRDEKRVLLTDTTMRDGHQSLLATRMRTYDIARIAGTYAHALPNLLSLECWGGATFDVSMRFLTEDPWERLALIREGAPNLLLQMLLRGANGVGYTNYPDNVVKYFVRQAAKGGIDLFRVFDCLNWVENMRVSMDAIAEENKLCEAAICYTGDILNSARPKYDLKYYTDLAVELEKAGAHIIALKDMAGLLKPAAAKVLFKALREATGLPIHFHTHDTSGIAAATVLAAVDAGVDAVDAAMDALSGNTSQPCLGSIVEALSGSERDPGLDPEWIRRISFYWEAVRNQYAAFESDLKGPASEVYLHEMPGGQFTNLKEQARSLGLETRWHQVAQAYADANQMFGDIVKVTPSSKVVGDMALMMVSQDLTVADVVSPEREVSFPESVVSMLKGDLGQPPSGWPEALQKKALKGDKPYTVRPGSLLKEADLDAERKVIETKLEREVSDFEFASYLMYPKVFTDFALASDTYGPVSVLPTPAYFYGLADGEELFADIEKGKTLVIVNQAMSATDSQGMVTVFFELNGQPRRIKVPDRAHGATGAAVRRKAEVGNAAHVGAPMPGVISRVFASPGQAVSAGDVLVSIEAMKMETAIHAEKDGTIAEVLVKAGDQIDAKDLLVVYGG; encoded by the coding sequence TTGCCCATATCCAAGATACTCGTTGCCAATCGCTCCGAAATAGCCATTCGTGTCTTCCGCGCGGCCAACGAGCTTGGAATAAAAACAGTCGCGATCTGGGCGGAAGAAGACAAGCTGGCGCTGCACCGTTTCAAGGCGGACGAGAGCTATCAGGTCGGCCGCGGGCCGCATCTTGCCCGCGATCTCGGGCCGATCGAAAGCTATCTGTCGATCGACGAGGTGATCCGTGTCGCCAAGCTTTCGGGTGCGGACGCCATTCATCCGGGCTACGGCCTCTTGTCGGAAAGCCCCGAATTCGTCGACGCCTGCAACAAGGCCGGCATTATCTTCATCGGCCCGAAGGCCGACACGATGCGCCAGCTCGGCAACAAGGTGGCGGCGCGAAACCTGGCGATTTCAGTGGGTGTGCCGGTCGTGCCGGCGACCGAACCGTTGCCGGACGATATGAAGGAAGTCGCCAGAATGGCGGCCGAGATCGGATATCCCGTCATGCTGAAGGCCTCCTGGGGCGGCGGCGGTCGCGGCATGCGCGTCATTCGTTCCGAAGCCGATCTCGCTCGCGAAGTGACCGAGGCCAAACGCGAGGCGATGGCCGCCTTCGGCAAGGACGAGGTCTATCTGGAAAAGCTCGTCGAACGCGCCCGCCACGTCGAAAGCCAGATCCTCGGCGATACCCACGGCAATGTCGTGCACCTCTTTGAGCGCGACTGCTCCATCCAGCGCCGCAATCAGAAGGTCGTCGAGCGGGCGCCCGCACCTTATCTCTCTGAGGCGCAACGCCAGGAGCTTGCCGGTTATTCGCTGAAGATCGCTGAAGCGACCAACTATATCGGCGCCGGCACTGTCGAATATCTGATGGATGCCGATACCGGCAAATTCTACTTTATCGAAGTCAACCCGCGCATCCAGGTCGAGCATACGGTGACCGAAGTCGTCACCGGCATCGATATCGTCAAGGCGCAGATCCATATTCTCGACGGCTTTGCGATCGGCACGCCGGAATCCGGCGTGCCCGCTCAGGCGGACATTCGCCTCAACGGCCATGCGCTGCAGTGCCGCATCACCACCGAAGATCCGGAGCACAACTTCATCCCGGATTACGGCCGCATCACCGCCTATCGCTCGGCCTCCGGCTTCGGAATTCGTCTCGACGGCGGCACTTCCTATTCCGGCGCCATCATCACCCGGTACTATGATCCGCTGCTCGTCAAGGTGACGGCCTGGGCGCCGAATCCGTTGGAAGCGATTTCCCGCATGGACCGGGCGCTGCGCGAATTCCGCATCCGCGGCGTGGCCACAAACCTGACCTTCCTCGAAGCGATCATCGGCCACCCGAAGTTCCGCGACAACAGCTACACGACCCGCTTCATCGATACGACGCCGGAGCTCTTCCAACAGGTCAAACGCCAGGACCGCGCGACAAAGCTGCTCACTTATCTCGCCGACGTCACCGTCAACGGTCATCCCGAAGCCAAGGACCGGCCGAAGCCGCTTGATAACGCCGCCAAGCCAGTGGTCCCCTATGCCAACGGCAATTCGGCGAGGGACGGCACGAAGCAGCTTCTCGACAAGCTCGGCCCGAAGAAATTCGGCGAGTGGATGCGAGACGAGAAGCGGGTGCTTCTGACCGACACGACAATGCGCGACGGCCACCAGTCGCTGCTCGCCACCCGCATGCGCACCTATGACATCGCCCGCATCGCCGGCACCTATGCGCATGCGCTGCCCAACCTGCTCTCGCTCGAATGCTGGGGCGGCGCCACCTTCGATGTCTCGATGCGCTTCCTCACCGAAGATCCTTGGGAGCGCCTGGCGCTGATCCGCGAAGGGGCGCCGAACCTGCTCCTGCAGATGCTGCTGCGCGGCGCCAATGGTGTGGGCTACACCAACTATCCCGACAATGTCGTCAAATACTTCGTCCGACAGGCCGCCAAGGGCGGCATCGATCTCTTCCGCGTCTTCGACTGCCTGAACTGGGTCGAAAACATGCGCGTGTCGATGGACGCGATCGCCGAGGAGAACAAGCTCTGCGAGGCAGCGATCTGCTACACCGGCGATATCCTGAACTCGGCCCGGCCGAAGTATGACCTCAAATATTATACCGACCTTGCCGTCGAGCTCGAAAAGGCCGGGGCTCACATCATCGCGCTCAAGGACATGGCGGGTCTCCTGAAGCCGGCGGCGGCGAAGGTTCTGTTCAAGGCGCTGCGCGAGGCGACCGGTCTGCCGATCCACTTCCACACGCATGACACGTCGGGCATTGCGGCGGCGACCGTTCTTGCCGCGGTCGATGCCGGTGTCGATGCCGTGGACGCGGCGATGGATGCGCTCTCCGGCAATACCTCGCAGCCCTGTCTCGGCTCGATCGTCGAGGCGCTCTCCGGCTCCGAGCGCGATCCAGGCCTCGATCCGGAATGGATCCGCCGCATCTCATTCTATTGGGAAGCGGTGCGCAATCAGTATGCCGCCTTCGAAAGTGATCTCAAAGGCCCGGCATCGGAAGTCTATCTGCATGAAATGCCGGGCGGCCAGTTCACCAACCTCAAGGAACAGGCGCGTTCGCTGGGGCTGGAAACCCGCTGGCACCAGGTGGCGCAAGCCTATGCAGACGCCAATCAGATGTTCGGCGATATCGTCAAGGTGACGCCATCTTCGAAGGTGGTCGGCGACATGGCGCTGATGATGGTGAGCCAGGATCTGACGGTCGCCGATGTCGTCAGCCCCGAGCGCGAAGTCTCCTTCCCGGAATCGGTGGTCTCAATGCTGAAGGGCGATCTCGGCCAGCCGCCGTCGGGTTGGCCTGAAGCGCTGCAGAAGAAGGCGCTGAAAGGCGACAAGCCCTATACGGTGCGTCCGGGCTCTTTGCTCAAGGAGGCCGACCTCGATGCGGAGCGAAAGGTCATCGAGACGAAGCTGGAGCGCGAGGTCAGCGACTTCGAATTCGCCTCCTATCTGATGTATCCGAAGGTCTTCACCGATTTTGCGCTCGCCTCGGATACCTACGGCCCGGTCTCCGTTCTGCCGACACCCGCCTATTTCTACGGGCTGGCGGACGGCGAGGAGCTGTTCGCCGATATCGAGAAGGGCAAAACCCTCGTCATCGTCAACCAGGCGATGAGCGCCACCGACAGCCAGGGCATGGTCACTGTCTTCTTCGAGCTTAACGGCCAGCCGCGCCGCATCAAGGTGCCGGACCGAGCCCATGGCGCGACGGGTGCGGCCGTGCGCCGCAAGGCCGAGGTCGGCAACGCAGCCCATGTCGGTGCGCCGATGCCCGGCGTCATCAGCCGCGTCTTCGCCTCGCCCGGCCAGGCCGTCAGCGCTGGTGACGTGCTGGTCTCCATCGAGGCGATGAAGATGGAAACCGCGATCCATGCGGAAAAGGACGGCACCATTGCCGAAGTGCTGGTCAAAGCCGGCGACCAGATCGATGCGAAGGACCTGCTGGTGGTTTACGGCGGATGA
- a CDS encoding MFS transporter produces MDSHVNAPPGVRSGFITRSRAAVSLLFLMNGFVVGCWAPKIPDFAERLALTKFELGLMILIFGVGSLVMMPIAGAQIAKHGSRIVVRATAVCVLPLLLALTLAPNVITGAIALFLFGGFIGAMDVAMNANAVSVEKSMRRAIMSSCHAFWSLGGLIGSGLGGIVIAKLGILGHAQLATLLAAIFLALAWPMILADPPHPDAKKEKTKLPMVPLPWLLGLMALFSMVPEGAVLDWGALFLRQEMDASVALSGLGFAAFSATMAIMRFAGDLVRDRLGGVKTLRICTLFAIAGMLLASLAPDAEIAILGFALCGIGISNMVPIAFSAAGNIPGLKPGIGISVVTTMGYSGMLVAPSVIGFVAEHIGFAVVFMALPVLLLFVLAFSKLAHYADGVSGGGH; encoded by the coding sequence ATGGACAGTCATGTGAACGCGCCGCCGGGAGTCCGCAGCGGCTTCATTACCAGAAGCAGGGCGGCTGTTTCCCTACTCTTTCTCATGAACGGCTTTGTCGTCGGCTGCTGGGCGCCCAAGATCCCCGATTTTGCCGAACGTCTCGCGCTGACGAAGTTTGAACTCGGGCTGATGATCCTGATCTTCGGCGTCGGTTCCCTGGTTATGATGCCGATTGCCGGCGCACAGATCGCCAAGCATGGCTCGCGCATCGTCGTTCGGGCGACGGCGGTTTGCGTGCTACCGCTGCTCCTGGCACTGACGTTGGCGCCGAACGTGATCACCGGGGCCATCGCACTGTTCCTGTTCGGTGGCTTTATCGGCGCGATGGATGTGGCGATGAATGCCAATGCAGTGTCTGTCGAAAAATCCATGCGCCGCGCCATCATGTCGTCCTGCCATGCTTTCTGGAGCCTTGGCGGCCTGATCGGCTCGGGTCTCGGCGGCATCGTGATCGCCAAGCTCGGTATTCTCGGCCATGCCCAACTCGCGACCCTCCTGGCGGCGATCTTCCTTGCTCTGGCTTGGCCGATGATCCTTGCGGATCCGCCGCATCCCGATGCCAAGAAGGAAAAGACAAAGCTGCCGATGGTGCCGCTTCCGTGGCTGCTGGGCTTGATGGCCCTGTTCTCCATGGTGCCGGAAGGCGCGGTTCTCGATTGGGGCGCGCTCTTTCTCCGGCAGGAAATGGATGCGTCGGTCGCGCTTTCCGGTCTCGGTTTCGCAGCCTTCTCGGCGACCATGGCGATCATGCGCTTTGCCGGCGATCTCGTGCGCGACCGCCTCGGCGGCGTCAAGACACTGCGCATCTGCACACTCTTTGCCATTGCCGGCATGCTGCTGGCGAGCCTCGCGCCGGACGCGGAGATCGCCATCCTGGGCTTTGCCCTTTGCGGCATCGGCATCTCAAACATGGTGCCAATCGCTTTCTCGGCGGCGGGCAATATCCCCGGCCTCAAGCCCGGTATCGGCATCTCGGTTGTCACGACCATGGGTTATTCCGGCATGCTGGTCGCGCCGTCGGTGATCGGCTTCGTTGCCGAACATATCGGCTTCGCCGTCGTCTTCATGGCGCTGCCGGTGCTGCTGCTGTTCGTTCTCGCATTCTCCAAGCTGGCCCATTATGCCGATGGTGTCTCAGGAGGCGGCCACTAA
- a CDS encoding DeoR/GlpR family DNA-binding transcription regulator: MQDFLLRERQSVISERLRLNGRVLAAELAMEFGVSEDTVRRDLREMAAAGLCERVYGGALPVSPAHGSLTQRMAFAADRKQALARAAAKQITPGSCVFFDAGSTNLAIANALPAELELTAATNAPAIAAALIDKPAVNVILIGGMVDRQTGGALGAKALRDMEQISPDLCILGACGIDLEAGITTFGFEDAEFKRFATSRSKKVMAAVTSEKFSTAAPHSVLPVAHCECLVVEHDADPAILAGYRERGCRTVIAERTN; encoded by the coding sequence ATGCAGGATTTTCTGTTACGGGAGCGTCAAAGCGTCATTTCTGAGCGGCTGCGGCTGAATGGCCGCGTGCTGGCGGCGGAACTCGCGATGGAATTCGGCGTCTCCGAGGATACGGTGCGGCGCGACCTGCGCGAGATGGCGGCGGCGGGCCTGTGCGAAAGGGTCTATGGCGGCGCGTTGCCTGTTTCCCCAGCCCATGGAAGCCTGACGCAGCGCATGGCTTTTGCCGCCGACCGCAAGCAGGCATTGGCGCGGGCTGCGGCAAAGCAGATCACTCCGGGTTCATGCGTTTTTTTCGATGCCGGCAGTACCAATCTGGCCATCGCCAATGCCTTGCCGGCCGAACTAGAACTGACGGCCGCGACCAATGCCCCGGCGATCGCAGCAGCGCTCATCGACAAGCCTGCCGTCAACGTCATCCTGATAGGCGGCATGGTGGATCGGCAGACAGGTGGCGCGCTCGGCGCCAAGGCCTTGCGGGATATGGAGCAGATTTCGCCCGATCTCTGCATTCTCGGCGCCTGCGGCATTGATCTCGAGGCCGGCATTACGACCTTCGGCTTCGAGGATGCGGAGTTCAAACGGTTTGCGACATCGAGAAGCAAAAAGGTTATGGCGGCGGTAACCTCGGAGAAATTCAGCACGGCTGCACCCCACAGCGTCCTGCCGGTTGCGCATTGCGAATGCCTGGTCGTCGAGCACGATGCCGATCCCGCCATCCTTGCGGGTTACCGCGAGCGCGGTTGCCGGACAGTCATCGCCGAAAGAACGAACTGA
- a CDS encoding amino acid ABC transporter permease, with translation MPHWLQLMAESLPSLLWAGLIFTIPLTLLSFAFGLILGLITAIARLFGPTPVAAIARFYVWVIRGTPLLVQLFVIFYGLPSIGILLDAFPAALIGFTLNIGAYSSEIIRAVISSVPKGQWEAAYSIGMSWRQAMGRTILPQAGRVAVPPLSNTFISLVKDTSLAAAITVPELFQAAQRIVATTYEPLILYIEAALIYLVLSSVLSQLQVRLERRFARYGGMLEANA, from the coding sequence TTGCCGCACTGGCTCCAACTGATGGCGGAATCGCTTCCCTCGCTCCTCTGGGCGGGATTGATCTTCACCATCCCGCTGACGCTGCTCTCCTTCGCCTTCGGTCTGATCCTCGGTCTGATCACGGCGATTGCCCGCCTTTTCGGCCCGACACCCGTCGCGGCGATCGCCCGCTTCTATGTCTGGGTCATCCGCGGCACGCCGCTGCTCGTCCAGCTTTTCGTGATCTTTTACGGCCTTCCGAGCATCGGCATCCTGCTCGACGCCTTTCCTGCCGCGCTGATCGGCTTTACCTTGAATATCGGCGCCTATAGTTCCGAGATCATCCGCGCGGTCATCTCCTCCGTGCCGAAGGGCCAGTGGGAAGCAGCCTATTCGATTGGAATGAGCTGGCGCCAGGCGATGGGTCGGACGATCCTGCCGCAGGCCGGCCGAGTCGCCGTGCCGCCTCTGTCGAACACCTTCATCTCGCTGGTCAAGGATACCTCGCTTGCTGCTGCCATCACCGTGCCTGAGCTCTTCCAGGCGGCACAACGCATCGTCGCCACCACCTACGAGCCGCTGATCCTCTATATCGAGGCGGCGCTGATCTACCTCGTCCTGAGCTCCGTCCTATCCCAGCTGCAGGTGCGGCTGGAACGCCGCTTCGCGCGCTATGGCGGCATGCTGGAGGCAAACGCATGA
- a CDS encoding glucan ABC transporter ATP-binding protein/ permease yields MSLFKVYARALRYLGAYKLRVSLVVIANIVLATITIAEPILFGRIIDAISGKGEVKPILFMWAAFAVFNTVAFVLVSREADRLAHGRRATLLTEAFGRIISMPLAWHHQRGTSNALHTLLRACETLFGLWLEFMRNHLSTVIALALLVPTAISMDLRLSAVLIVLGIAYWLIGRVVMSRTKDGQASVENHYHTVFSHVSDSISNVSVLHSYNRIEAETKALKSFANRLLEAQYPVLDWWALASALNRMASTIAMMVVLIIGTMLVQSGELRVGDVIAFIGFANLLIARLDLMRQFATQIFEARSKLQDFYTLEDSVRDREEPAGNSEIKNVKGAVEFRDVSFGFGNSSQGLHNVSFSVKAGQTVAIVGPTGAGKTTLVNLLQRVYDPQGGQILVDGTDITKVTRKSLRRHIATVFQDAGLLNRSISDNIRLGREGASEEEMRRAAEAAAAADFIETRQDRYDTHVGERGNKLSGGERQRIAIARAILKDAPILVLDEATSALDVETEARVKAAIDNLRQNRTTFIIAHRLSTVREADMVLFLDNGRVVEQGGFDELSHSNGRFAALLRASGILTDEEVRKAHTTEAA; encoded by the coding sequence GTGTCGCTATTCAAGGTCTATGCAAGAGCTCTGCGCTATCTTGGCGCTTACAAGCTCCGCGTATCCCTGGTCGTTATCGCCAACATTGTTCTGGCGACCATCACCATTGCGGAACCGATCCTGTTCGGTCGCATCATCGATGCGATCTCGGGCAAGGGCGAAGTTAAACCCATTCTTTTCATGTGGGCCGCCTTCGCCGTATTCAACACCGTCGCCTTCGTTCTGGTGTCCCGCGAGGCCGACCGGCTTGCTCATGGCCGGCGGGCAACCCTGCTGACGGAAGCTTTCGGCCGGATCATTTCCATGCCGCTTGCTTGGCACCATCAGCGCGGCACCTCCAACGCGCTGCATACGTTGCTGCGTGCCTGCGAGACGCTGTTCGGCCTATGGCTCGAATTCATGCGCAACCACCTGTCGACGGTCATTGCTTTGGCCCTGCTGGTGCCGACTGCAATATCGATGGACTTGCGCCTTTCCGCCGTGCTCATCGTGCTTGGCATTGCCTATTGGCTGATCGGCCGCGTGGTCATGAGCCGAACCAAGGATGGTCAGGCTTCGGTGGAAAACCACTACCATACCGTCTTCTCGCATGTCAGCGACTCGATCAGCAACGTTTCCGTTCTGCATAGCTACAACCGCATCGAGGCTGAAACCAAGGCATTGAAATCCTTTGCCAACCGGCTGCTCGAAGCGCAGTATCCGGTGCTCGACTGGTGGGCGCTTGCCAGCGCGCTGAACCGCATGGCCTCGACCATCGCGATGATGGTGGTTCTGATCATCGGCACGATGCTTGTTCAGTCCGGCGAGCTGCGCGTCGGCGATGTCATTGCCTTCATTGGCTTTGCCAACCTGCTGATCGCCCGTCTCGACCTGATGCGTCAATTCGCCACGCAGATCTTCGAGGCCCGCTCCAAGCTCCAGGATTTCTATACGCTGGAAGATTCGGTGCGCGACCGTGAAGAGCCGGCCGGCAATAGCGAGATCAAGAACGTCAAGGGTGCTGTCGAATTCCGCGACGTCTCCTTCGGCTTCGGCAACAGCTCGCAGGGCCTGCACAATGTCTCCTTCTCGGTAAAGGCAGGCCAGACGGTTGCCATCGTCGGCCCGACCGGAGCCGGCAAGACAACGCTGGTCAACCTGCTGCAGCGCGTCTACGACCCGCAGGGCGGCCAGATCCTCGTCGACGGAACCGACATCACCAAGGTGACCCGGAAGTCACTGCGTCGCCATATCGCTACGGTCTTCCAAGATGCGGGCCTGCTGAACCGTTCGATCAGCGACAATATCCGCCTCGGCCGCGAAGGCGCGAGCGAGGAGGAAATGCGCCGTGCGGCGGAAGCCGCCGCCGCTGCCGACTTCATCGAGACCCGCCAGGATCGGTACGATACCCATGTCGGCGAACGCGGCAACAAGCTCTCTGGTGGTGAGCGTCAGCGTATAGCGATTGCCCGCGCCATCCTCAAGGATGCGCCGATCCTCGTGCTGGATGAGGCGACCTCGGCGCTCGATGTGGAGACTGAAGCCCGCGTTAAGGCCGCAATCGACAATCTGCGGCAGAACCGCACCACCTTCATCATCGCCCACCGCCTCTCGACG